One Cyclopterus lumpus isolate fCycLum1 chromosome 7, fCycLum1.pri, whole genome shotgun sequence DNA window includes the following coding sequences:
- the samd10a gene encoding sterile alpha motif domain-containing protein 10a isoform X1 gives MAVDAASSFSFCRPAVEYRALPEDFKHQLSRRTGGNLTWHDGRGQKTAGGRTVKLLQQPGTEALQYRSSDNYGIYHTSPTQPNLIRPVVLWSQQDVCKWLKKHCPHNYLTYVEAFSQHAITGRALLRLNGEKLERMGLVQETLRQELLQQVLQLQVQEEGRNLQLLSRGEGSFGRMS, from the exons ATGGCTGTGGACG CGGCATCGAGTTTCAGTTTCTGCAGGCCAGCTGTGGAGTACAGGGCTCTGCCGGAGGACTTCAAGCACCAGCTGAGTCGACGGACGGGTGGGAACCTAACCTGGCATGACGGACGTGGGCAGAAGACCGCGGGAGGAAGGACAgtgaagctgctgcagcagccggGCACAGAGGCTCTGCAG tacCGTTCCAGTGACAATTATGGGATATATCACAcaagcccaacacagcccaacctGATCCGCCCCGTCGTGCTCTGGTCACAACAAGATGTCTGTAAATGGCTGAAGAAACACTGTCCGCACAACTACCTGACCTACGTGGAGGCCTTCTCCCAGCACGCCATCACAG GCCGTGCGCTGTTGCGTCTGAACGGGGAGAAGCTGGAGAGGATGGGACTAGTGCAAGAAACTCTCCGGCAGGAGTTGCTGCAACAGGTGCTGCAGCTTCAGGTGCAGGAGGAAGGACGCAACCTGCAGCTGCTCAGCAGaggtgagg GTTCCTTTGGAAGAATGTCATAG
- the samd10a gene encoding sterile alpha motif domain-containing protein 10a isoform X2 — MAVDAASSFSFCRPAVEYRALPEDFKHQLSRRTGGNLTWHDGRGQKTAGGRTVKLLQQPGTEALQYRSSDNYGIYHTSPTQPNLIRPVVLWSQQDVCKWLKKHCPHNYLTYVEAFSQHAITGRALLRLNGEKLERMGLVQETLRQELLQQVLQLQVQEEGRNLQLLSRGSFGRMS, encoded by the exons ATGGCTGTGGACG CGGCATCGAGTTTCAGTTTCTGCAGGCCAGCTGTGGAGTACAGGGCTCTGCCGGAGGACTTCAAGCACCAGCTGAGTCGACGGACGGGTGGGAACCTAACCTGGCATGACGGACGTGGGCAGAAGACCGCGGGAGGAAGGACAgtgaagctgctgcagcagccggGCACAGAGGCTCTGCAG tacCGTTCCAGTGACAATTATGGGATATATCACAcaagcccaacacagcccaacctGATCCGCCCCGTCGTGCTCTGGTCACAACAAGATGTCTGTAAATGGCTGAAGAAACACTGTCCGCACAACTACCTGACCTACGTGGAGGCCTTCTCCCAGCACGCCATCACAG GCCGTGCGCTGTTGCGTCTGAACGGGGAGAAGCTGGAGAGGATGGGACTAGTGCAAGAAACTCTCCGGCAGGAGTTGCTGCAACAGGTGCTGCAGCTTCAGGTGCAGGAGGAAGGACGCAACCTGCAGCTGCTCAGCAGag GTTCCTTTGGAAGAATGTCATAG
- the LOC117733687 gene encoding EMILIN-3-like, translating to MHFVMMAVSPFMFITLFLSLVETKFYRPLQFNQYKGHNQHHDQVKATSRHKNHCAYVVEKTVSFTVQDGAAPYVKAEYNKCSWGQKCPTLQYRLMYKPIYKVAHKTVTELEWRCCPGYSGYGCMEGHPVYQHPMNMMPPFKGPPMKGPQFKGPQFKGPQYKGPVFKGPPINTVVKANPWHQPKGPHTGSFNYPMRHFGPPRTSSFPDTSFEPYPSEQEQMPEHREPHHTEHDQENEHAHEHEHSQGPEEHITEEIPHAPSGGEQPEGQALDSETEERIYRMEEDVQRLNQGLETLRGTLNGLEESLRASLREDANRMLSALLSAAPGPVPAPAAASGPSSVGFVEIPGGDPETDGLDGRHVFPGLTELDGRVEELRTELQTKTAELQELKATVTGHDGALKKMSNRDGVVSDYDGNLGQNTQKAMENLMDAKLSAARTDILVGFEKRVESAEGRCEEKAGDFRRQCQKELNERKEQMEDALEESNTDLRTELRNLQAQIHGLKVTDNCSGVVSGLVERVQMLETSMAGLNQSQGHLRVELGGHKDHIEGMLEGRLEYVEAKLNLTEQIKGDEYERRSVPDRAETVQGVEARIDGKFRALEGRLLTALEELGNATAPALLEGHAVPTLETELESLRERLEVDVDRVQKHLSSLEILCSSSCSSPQNPSAMQGDSAAPSANQAEEQNVKEAINKQGDRLNSLNVTMQNILRHLTPREQKEQAEGDYAIQGELTIINFNVRSVNHTLKGLQDSLGTVVHQVGQANSSWHEREARLARQIKGVVQLVGHQASMLGAGERRLTRVKGELQEMKRRLAEEVQGCRSTALGVQKEVIEVGGRVASVEDQCKGLNNLADDLERIREELERQSTGLLVQVNGTLSSHAQQLSELRGELRNCTSQVEPTQQSLELEPQLRRGDTFTLN from the exons ATGCATTTTGTGATGATGGCTGTGAGTCCTTTTATGTTCATTACTCTATTTCTTTCACTGGTCGAAACCAAGTTCTACAGACCGCTTCAATTTAACCAGTATAAAGGGCACAATCAACACCATGACCAAGTGAAAGCCACCAGCAGACACAA AAACCACTGTGCCTATGTGGTTGAAAAGACAGTGTCCTTCACCGTGCAGGATGGGGCAGCCCCATATGTAAAAGCTGAATACAACAAGTGCTCCTGGGGTCAGAAATGTCCGACTCTACA GTATCGTCTGATGTACAAACCAATCTACAAGGTGGCACATAAAACAGTCACAGAGCTGGAGTGGCGTTGTTGTCCCGGGTACTCTGGTTATGGCTGTATGGAGGGACATCCAGTTTACCAACACCCCATGAACATGATGCCACCGTTCAAGGGCCCGCCGATGAAAGGCCCGCAGTTTAAGGGGCCACAATTCAAGGGCCCACAGTACAAAGGTCCCGTGTTCAAAGGCCCACCTATTAACACTGTTGTGAAGGCCAACCCATGGCATCAACCCAAAGGACCTCACACCGGCAGTTTTAACTATCCAATGCGGCACTTTGGACCTCCGAGGACCTCTTCCTTCCCAGACACCTCTTTCGAGCCTTATCCATCCGAGCAGGAGCAAATGCCAGAGCACCGGGAACCACATCACACAGAGCACGACCAAGAAAATGAGCAtgcacatgaacatgaacacagccAAGGACCTGAGGAACACATAACAGAGGAAATCCCTCATGCTCCCTCTGGTGGGGAACAGCCTGAAG GCCAAGCTCTGgacagtgaaacagaggagCGAATATATCGAATGGAGGAGGATGTGCAACGTCTAAACCAGGGCCTGGAAACCCTGAGGGGAACTTTGAATGGACTGGAAGAGAGTCTACGAGCCTCGCTGAGAGAGGATGCCAACAGGATGCTGTCAgctcttctctctgctgcccCTGGTCCTGTTCCCGCTCCTGCTGCAGCCTCTGGTCCATCCAGTGTAGGGTTTGTAGAGATTCCAGGGGGAGACCCTGAGACAGACGGTCTAGATGGCAGACACGTGTTTCCGGGCCTCACAGAACTGGATGGAAGGGTAGAGGAGCTCAGGACAGAGCTGCAAACCAAGACGGCAGAGCTGCAGGAACTCAAAGCAACAGTGACGGGACACGATGGAGCACTGAAGAAGATGTCGAATAGAGATGGGGTGGTATCAGACTATGATGGGAATCTTGGGCAAAATACCCAAAAAGCTATGGAAAACCTAATGGATGCAAAGCTGAGTGCAGCCAGGACAGACATCCTTGTTGGGTTTGAGAAACGTGTGGAGAGTGCGGAGGGCCGATGCGAGGAGAAAGCTGGTGATTTTCGTCGTCAGTGCCAGAAGGAGCTAAATGAGAGGAAGGAGCAGATGGAGGACGCTCTGGAGGAGAGTAACACAGACTTAAGAACAGAGCTGAGAAACCTCCAGGCACAGATCCATGGTTTAAAAGTAACAGATAACTGTTCTGGTGTAGTGAGTGGACTGGTTGAAAGGGTACAAATGCTGGAAACATCAATGGCAGGCCTCAACCAGTCCCAGGGACACCTGAGAGTGGAGCTAGGTGGACACAAGGACCACATAGAGGGAATGCTGGAGGGGCGTCTGGAGTATGTAGAGGCTAAGCTTAACCTGACTGAGCAGATTAAAGGTGATGAGTATGAAAGGAGGAGTGTCCCAGACAGAGCTGAGACAGTACAGGGGGTGGAAGCAAGAATAGATGGGAAGTTTAGGGCTCTGGAAGGCCGTTTACTGACGGCTTTGGAGGAGTTGGGTAATGCCACGGCTCCCGCACTGCTGGAAGGTCATGCTGTTCCCACTTTGGAGACAGAGCTGGAGTCTCTCCGAGAGAGACTAGAGGTCGATGTAGACAGAGTTCAGAAGCACCTGAGCAGCCTTGAGAttctctgctcttcttcctgttcctcacCTCAAAACCCATCTGCCATGCAAGGAGACTCGGCGGCGCCGAGTGCTAACCAGGCAGAGGAGCAGAATGTGAAGGAGGCAATCAACAAGCAAGGTGACCGTTTGAATAGCCTCAATGTCACAATGCAGAACATCCTGAGGCATCTGACCCCCAGGGAACAGAAGGAACAAGCAGAGGGAGATTATGCCATCCAGGGGGAGCTCACAATCATCAATTTCAATGTCCGCTCAGTCAACCATACCCTCAAAGGCCTCCAGGATTCCCTGGGCACAGTGGTCCACCAGGTGGGCCAAGCCAACAGCTCCTGGCATGAGAGAGAGGCTCGTCTGGCCCGGCAGATAAAGGGTGTGGTGCAGCTGGTTGGACATCAGGCGTCCATGCTCGGGGCAGGTGAGCGCAGACTGACCCGGGTTAAAGGTGAGCTGCAGGAGATGAAGAGGCGGCTAGCCGAGGAGGTCCAGGGCTGCCGGAGCACAGCATTGGGGGTCCAGAAAGAGGTAATTGAGGTTGGAGGGCGTGTTGCCAGTGTGGAAGACCAGTGCAAGGGCCTGAATAACTTAGCAGATGACCTGGAGAGAATCAGGGAGGAGTTGGAGAGACAATCGACTGGGCTTCTCGTGCAAGTCAATGGGACTCTTTCCAGCCACGCTCAGCAGCTGTCTGAGCTGAGAGGCGAACTCAGGAACTGCACCTCCCAGGTAGAGCCAACACAACAGAGTTTAGAGCTGGAGCCACAGCTGAGACGAGGGGACACCTTCACTTTGAATTAG
- the LOC117733815 gene encoding opsin-5-like has protein sequence MGNASDTSAVFASTISKEHDILMGSLYSIFCVLSLMGNCILLLVAYHKRSTLKPAEFFIINLSISDLGMTLSLFPLAIPSTFTHRWLFGEITCQLYAMCGVLFGLCSLTNLTALSLVCCLKVCFPNHGNRFSSSHARLLVVGVWCYASVFAVGPLAQWGHYSPEPYGTACCIDWRAPNHEFSALSYIVCLFLFCYALPCAIIFLSYTFILLTVRGSRQAVQQHVSPQTKINNAHALIVKLSVAVCIGFLCAWTPYAVVAMWAAFGDATLVPPDAFALAAVLAKTSTIYNPMVYLLCKPNFRECLYRDTSMLRQRIYRGSPQSEPKAHFGSTSQRNKDMSVSMHFSNGQQESYGVCHVTTPQRTACVLTESTCREVTVSQLSDKPQADFL, from the exons ATGGGAAATGCTTCAGACACATCTGCTGTGTTTGCCTCCACCATCTCCAAGGAGCACGACATCCTCATGGGTTCCCTCTACAGCATCTTTT GTGTCCTCTCCCTCATGGGCAACTGCATTCTGCTCCTTGTTGCATATCACAAGCGCTCGACCTTGAAGCCAGCTGAGTTCTTCATCATCAATCTCTCCATCAGTGACCTTGGGATGACGCTCTCTTTATTCCCACTGGCCATACCATCAACTTTTACACACAG GTGGCTGTTTGGAGAAATCACCTGTCAGCTCTACGCCATGTGTGGAGTACTGTTTGGTCTGTGCAGCTTGACCAACCTCACAGCCCTCTCCTTAGTGTGCTGCCTTAAGGTCTGCTTCCCCAACCACG GGAACCGGTTCTCCTCGTCGCACGCCCGCCTCCTGGTCGTTGGAGTGTGGTGTTACGCGTCCGTGTTTGCTGTTGGGCCCTTGGCACAGTGGGGACATTACAGTCCTGAGCCTTACGGCACGGCCTGCTGCATTGACTGGCGTGCACCGAACCACGAGTTCTCGGCTTTGTCTTACATCGTCtgccttttccttttttgctaCGCGCTGCCCTGCGCCATCATCTTCCTTTCCTACACTTTCATTCTGCTGACGGTGCGGGGGTCACGCCAGGCCGTCCAGCAGCATGTGTCACCACAGACCAAGATCAACAATGCACACGCTCTCATTGTCAAG CTGTCAGTAGCCGTATGTATAGGCTTCCTGTGTGCCTGGACTCCATACGCCGTCGTGGCCATGTGGGCTGCTTTCGGAGACGCCACACTGGTTCCTCCCGATGCATTCGCCCTCGCCGCCGTGCTAGCCAAAACGTCCACTATCTACAACCCAATGGTCTACCTGCTGTGTAAGCCCAACTTCCGCGAGTGTCTCTATAGAGACACGTCCATGTTGCGACAGAGGATCTACAGGGGAAGTCCGCAGTCGGAGCCAAAAGCACATTTCGGATCGACCTCGCAGCGCAACAAGGACATGAGCGTCTCCATGCACTTCTCCAATGGACAGCAGGAGAGCTACGGGGTGTGTCATGTGACAACACCCCAAAGGACGGCCTGCGTCCTGACTGAATCCACATGCAGAGAGGTGACAGTTAGCCAGCTCTCTGACAAACCTCAGGCTGATTTCCTCTAG